A single region of the Pontibacter kalidii genome encodes:
- a CDS encoding DUF4142 domain-containing protein translates to MKKIITTGLIAGAFVFAVASCNQQGGAVEEAQEVNEQVAEDTQMEDQMTNMSDFMTKAASGGMMEVELGKMAQEKGQHADVKSFGKMMVQDHSKANEELKSLAQRKNIVLPDSMGEKHMDHVQELREKTGAEFDRAYMDLMVEDHEEDVNMFEDAAENLEDPDVKAFASKTVPTLRQHLNRAQQIDSTLQQRQ, encoded by the coding sequence ATGAAAAAGATTATTACGACAGGCTTGATAGCCGGCGCCTTCGTGTTTGCCGTGGCCTCCTGCAACCAGCAGGGTGGGGCCGTGGAGGAAGCCCAGGAGGTGAACGAGCAAGTAGCCGAGGACACGCAGATGGAGGATCAAATGACTAATATGTCCGACTTCATGACGAAAGCGGCCAGTGGCGGCATGATGGAAGTGGAGCTGGGTAAAATGGCGCAGGAGAAGGGCCAGCATGCGGATGTGAAAAGCTTTGGCAAAATGATGGTACAAGACCACTCGAAGGCGAACGAGGAGCTTAAGTCGCTGGCACAGAGGAAGAACATTGTGTTGCCCGACAGCATGGGCGAAAAGCACATGGACCATGTGCAGGAGCTGCGGGAGAAGACCGGCGCTGAGTTTGACAGAGCTTACATGGACCTGATGGTGGAAGACCATGAAGAGGACGTGAACATGTTTGAGGATGCCGCTGAAAACCTGGAAGACCCGGATGTGAAGGCGTTTGCCAGCAAAACGGTTCCTACGCTGCGCCAGCACCTCAACCGGGCACAACAGATAGACAGCACACTGCAGCAAAGGCAATAG
- a CDS encoding DUF4142 domain-containing protein encodes MRKSIQQVFVLLALAFATACGSDDSIRQAAEQSVEQFKAAGVQEDMRNDALFAAEAASASMLQVQLGEAAEGKAVSPEVKGLAQEMVTAHQRILNDLRDMAGRGNFVLPSTLGERHHEIYQEVTDKSGISFDLAYLRRIGDQNKELVERYEDMAKNGQVMELKQYASKQVPLLQQHQQVLERLQDSLDDL; translated from the coding sequence ATGAGAAAAAGCATACAACAAGTATTCGTCCTGTTGGCGCTGGCTTTTGCCACCGCCTGCGGCTCCGACGACAGCATCAGACAGGCAGCCGAGCAAAGCGTGGAGCAGTTTAAGGCGGCCGGCGTGCAGGAGGATATGAGGAACGATGCCCTGTTTGCCGCTGAGGCGGCCAGTGCCAGCATGCTGCAGGTGCAGCTGGGCGAGGCAGCCGAAGGCAAGGCCGTAAGCCCGGAGGTGAAGGGGCTGGCGCAGGAGATGGTAACAGCGCACCAGCGCATCCTCAACGACCTGCGCGACATGGCCGGCAGGGGAAACTTTGTGCTCCCTTCCACCTTGGGTGAGAGGCACCATGAAATATACCAGGAGGTAACCGATAAGTCCGGCATCTCCTTCGACCTGGCTTACCTGCGGCGCATCGGCGACCAGAATAAAGAACTGGTGGAGCGTTACGAAGATATGGCCAAGAACGGGCAGGTGATGGAGCTGAAGCAGTATGCCAGCAAGCAGGTGCCACTGCTCCAGCAGCACCAGCAGGTGCTGGAAAGGCTGCAGGACTCATTAGATGACCTATAA
- a CDS encoding TapB family protein, with protein MFRKALLPWLCCLLLLLAVPSQAQTDCSDYQLLRENATYELLSYNHKDKETGRMTYNVTDLNRSGDKLEATIHSQVYDEKGELATEGDFKIGCENGSIWMDMNPLMNRQSPMQGQGNSMEMSMEGDKMLYPSNLQAGQKLEDGTMTLQMKDAGNGQSMMTMVMKVTDRTVEGKESITVPAGTYDSYKIRYNTQMENRAMGMKMPGMRIETVEYYVPGIGMVRSETYRNGKLQSYTVLSKIE; from the coding sequence ATGTTCCGCAAGGCTCTCCTTCCATGGCTGTGTTGCCTGCTGCTGTTACTGGCAGTGCCGTCTCAGGCCCAGACTGACTGCAGTGACTACCAGCTGCTGCGCGAAAACGCAACGTATGAGTTGCTGAGCTACAACCACAAAGACAAGGAAACCGGCCGCATGACCTACAACGTAACGGATTTAAACCGTTCCGGCGATAAGCTGGAGGCCACCATCCACAGCCAGGTGTATGACGAGAAGGGGGAGCTTGCCACAGAAGGGGACTTTAAAATCGGGTGTGAGAACGGGAGCATCTGGATGGACATGAACCCCCTGATGAACCGGCAGAGCCCTATGCAGGGCCAGGGGAATAGCATGGAGATGAGCATGGAGGGGGACAAGATGCTGTATCCGAGCAACCTGCAGGCGGGGCAGAAGCTGGAGGACGGCACCATGACCCTGCAGATGAAGGACGCAGGCAACGGCCAGAGCATGATGACCATGGTGATGAAAGTGACCGACCGCACCGTGGAAGGCAAAGAAAGTATAACGGTGCCTGCGGGCACCTACGACAGCTACAAGATCAGGTACAACACCCAGATGGAGAACCGCGCCATGGGTATGAAGATGCCTGGTATGCGCATCGAAACGGTGGAGTACTACGTGCCGGGAATCGGGATGGTGCGCTCCGAAACTTACCGCAACGGCAAGCTGCAGTCGTATACGGTGCTCAGTAAAATAGAATAA
- a CDS encoding ABC transporter ATP-binding protein, translating to MRNSKYVFATLWLVLLTMLPLRHTLAQDTTEVGLINPARDRILKLHPLQIGEVYLSYEKMRTERISNEFGLSYVYRGYLKSDDFLPDDVKVGGVHVRMSQRYYTSKKHDGVPLGFFHGPLFGYRFMAFEEGAFNSPFEYSDNTYGRYVGRLYQNMLELNYQLGGQFLIGEKLTVEVSAALGARLKYALAKGADELLTENIIGHALVAEQNSAIFITPSPQLNVSVGYSF from the coding sequence ATGAGAAACAGCAAGTATGTTTTCGCAACCCTTTGGCTGGTGCTGCTAACAATGCTGCCACTGCGCCACACCCTTGCCCAGGATACAACTGAGGTAGGCCTGATAAACCCTGCCCGTGACCGCATCCTGAAGCTGCACCCGCTCCAGATCGGGGAGGTATACCTCTCTTACGAGAAGATGCGCACCGAACGGATCTCGAACGAGTTTGGCCTGAGCTATGTGTACCGCGGCTACCTGAAAAGCGATGACTTTCTACCTGACGATGTAAAGGTGGGCGGCGTGCACGTGCGTATGAGCCAGCGCTACTATACCTCTAAAAAGCATGACGGCGTGCCGCTGGGCTTTTTCCATGGTCCACTTTTCGGCTACCGGTTTATGGCCTTTGAGGAAGGCGCCTTCAACAGCCCCTTCGAGTACTCGGACAATACGTACGGCCGTTACGTGGGCCGCCTGTACCAGAACATGCTCGAGCTGAATTACCAGTTGGGCGGGCAGTTCCTCATCGGCGAGAAACTTACTGTGGAGGTTTCTGCGGCACTGGGCGCCCGCCTGAAGTATGCGCTGGCCAAGGGCGCTGATGAGCTGCTGACGGAGAACATTATCGGGCATGCGCTGGTAGCCGAGCAGAACTCCGCCATTTTTATAACGCCCTCGCCGCAGCTGAACGTTTCGGTGGGCTACTCCTTTTAA